A part of Blastopirellula retiformator genomic DNA contains:
- a CDS encoding valine--tRNA ligase has product MWEQRGYFHAEPNPNKDPYTIVIPPPNVTGALHLGHALNNTLQDVLIRYKRMKGFEALWVPGTDHAGIATQAMVERRILEEEGLSRHDMGREKMVERIWKWKDQYEARILGQLKRMGSSCDWERTRFTLDPMCARAVRSTFFDLFSKNLIYKGKRLVNWDTFLQTAVSDDELSHETIQGHFWHFSYPVIDAQPGESPVVTIATTRPETMLGDTAVAVHPDPEKALTDLEAELKEKLKTAPGKEKPEIEAELERLAERRKTMLPQLIKLRDMALAGRKLMLPLIEREIPLIADEWAKPELGSGCVKITPAHDPNDYEVGVRGELPMINILNPDGTLNENAAQYKGMKIYDAREKVVADLDAIGLLDKVEDREIDLAHSDRSKTPIEPYLADQWFIRMDELAQSAMDAVTDGRVKIFPSRYAKGYVDWLSEKRDWPVSRQLWWGHQIPIWSQTCQTKEDHDKLIATLDADPDIKAERASYQIERDVEREAAEKKGTIQGAARVGMPYSMIHVCINEDNDDLATKYEKLGFVREEDVLDTWFSSALWPHSTLGWPEKTPELDYFYPTSTLITSRDIITLWVARMVLAGLNNMGEIPFQEVFIHPTILDGTGERMSKSKGNGVDPLDVIEKFGTDSLRFGLAYLTTETQDVRMPVQFECPHCGALIDQTKKNRIQPKIECKKCSKEFSTQWAMTDADLALPRGAVVSERFEIGRNFCNKLWNAARFTMINLEGFEPAPVDDADLQLEDRWILSRLASAEAEMTRCLETYRYADAARALYDFAWDNFCSFYLEMTKERFSDPAQRPLAQRVIIFVLDSLLRMLHPLVPFITEEIWQSLGKLAPKRGFADVTEATDSIMVAEWPSIDPAWQDEKIEAQFAKFQETLASLREIRSRQNIAPREKIEFVIRCDAKAVDLLETMEAYFGSMANAQSVGWGEEVTVPETNARIDLPGMEVYVDLKDFIDVGAEIERNQKQRDRLLGMITGKEKKLSNANFVERAPADVVAKERESLENAQRELETVEAALAKLLKK; this is encoded by the coding sequence ATGTGGGAACAGCGGGGTTACTTCCACGCCGAGCCCAACCCCAACAAAGATCCTTACACGATCGTGATCCCGCCGCCCAATGTGACCGGCGCCCTGCACTTGGGACACGCCCTCAACAACACGCTGCAAGACGTGCTGATCCGCTACAAGCGGATGAAAGGGTTCGAGGCCCTTTGGGTGCCCGGTACCGATCACGCCGGCATCGCAACCCAGGCGATGGTGGAACGCCGCATCTTGGAAGAAGAAGGGCTCTCGCGGCATGACATGGGGCGCGAGAAGATGGTCGAGCGGATCTGGAAGTGGAAAGATCAATACGAGGCCCGCATTCTCGGCCAGCTGAAGCGAATGGGAAGCAGCTGCGACTGGGAGCGGACGCGGTTCACGCTTGATCCGATGTGTGCCCGGGCAGTGCGGAGCACCTTCTTCGATCTCTTCTCGAAGAACCTGATCTACAAAGGGAAGCGTTTGGTCAACTGGGATACGTTCCTGCAGACCGCGGTGAGCGACGACGAATTGTCTCATGAGACGATCCAAGGGCATTTCTGGCACTTCAGCTATCCGGTGATCGACGCGCAGCCGGGCGAATCGCCGGTGGTGACGATCGCCACGACCCGCCCCGAAACAATGCTGGGCGATACCGCGGTGGCTGTCCATCCTGATCCGGAGAAAGCGCTCACTGATCTGGAAGCGGAGCTGAAAGAGAAGCTGAAGACGGCGCCCGGCAAAGAAAAGCCGGAGATCGAGGCCGAACTCGAGCGTCTGGCGGAGCGTCGCAAGACGATGCTGCCGCAGCTGATCAAGTTGCGCGACATGGCGCTCGCCGGCCGCAAGCTGATGCTGCCGCTGATCGAACGCGAAATCCCGCTGATCGCCGACGAGTGGGCGAAGCCCGAGCTGGGTTCGGGCTGCGTGAAGATCACCCCGGCTCACGATCCGAACGACTACGAAGTGGGCGTGCGGGGCGAACTGCCGATGATCAACATCCTGAACCCCGACGGCACGCTCAACGAGAACGCCGCCCAGTACAAAGGGATGAAGATCTACGACGCCCGCGAGAAGGTGGTGGCCGATCTCGACGCGATCGGCCTGCTCGACAAGGTGGAAGATCGCGAGATCGACCTGGCGCACTCCGACCGTAGCAAGACGCCGATCGAACCTTACCTGGCCGACCAGTGGTTCATCCGTATGGACGAACTGGCCCAAAGCGCGATGGACGCAGTGACCGACGGCCGCGTGAAGATCTTTCCGTCGCGGTACGCCAAGGGTTACGTCGACTGGCTCAGCGAAAAGCGCGATTGGCCGGTCAGCCGACAGCTGTGGTGGGGACATCAGATTCCGATATGGTCGCAAACCTGTCAAACGAAGGAAGATCACGACAAACTGATCGCCACGCTCGACGCCGATCCCGATATCAAGGCCGAACGGGCCTCGTACCAGATCGAACGCGATGTCGAACGAGAAGCGGCCGAAAAGAAGGGGACCATCCAGGGCGCCGCTCGGGTGGGCATGCCCTACTCGATGATTCACGTCTGCATCAACGAAGACAACGACGATCTGGCGACGAAGTACGAGAAGCTCGGCTTCGTGCGAGAAGAAGACGTGCTCGATACGTGGTTCAGCTCGGCGTTGTGGCCGCACTCGACGTTGGGTTGGCCCGAGAAAACGCCGGAACTCGATTACTTCTATCCAACCAGCACGCTGATCACCAGCCGCGACATCATCACGCTATGGGTCGCCCGGATGGTGCTGGCCGGTCTGAACAACATGGGCGAGATTCCATTCCAGGAAGTCTTCATCCACCCGACCATTCTGGATGGCACCGGCGAACGGATGTCAAAGTCGAAGGGGAACGGGGTCGATCCGCTCGACGTGATCGAGAAGTTCGGTACCGACTCGCTACGGTTTGGCTTGGCCTATCTGACCACCGAAACGCAAGACGTGCGGATGCCGGTGCAGTTCGAGTGCCCCCACTGCGGCGCGTTGATTGATCAGACGAAGAAGAACCGCATCCAGCCGAAGATCGAGTGCAAGAAGTGCTCGAAGGAGTTCTCGACGCAGTGGGCGATGACCGACGCCGACCTAGCGCTGCCGCGCGGCGCCGTGGTGAGCGAACGGTTCGAGATCGGGCGTAACTTCTGTAACAAATTGTGGAACGCCGCTCGTTTCACGATGATCAACCTGGAAGGTTTCGAGCCGGCCCCGGTCGACGACGCCGACTTGCAACTGGAGGATCGTTGGATCCTCAGCCGTTTGGCCTCGGCCGAAGCGGAGATGACCCGCTGCCTGGAGACGTATCGCTACGCCGATGCAGCCCGTGCGTTGTATGACTTTGCGTGGGACAACTTCTGCAGCTTCTATCTGGAGATGACCAAAGAGCGGTTCTCCGATCCGGCGCAGCGTCCGCTGGCGCAGCGAGTGATTATCTTCGTGCTCGATTCGCTGCTGCGAATGTTGCATCCGCTGGTGCCGTTCATCACCGAAGAGATCTGGCAGTCGCTCGGCAAGCTGGCGCCGAAACGCGGTTTTGCCGACGTGACCGAGGCGACCGACAGTATCATGGTCGCCGAGTGGCCGTCGATCGATCCGGCCTGGCAAGACGAGAAGATCGAAGCGCAGTTCGCCAAGTTCCAAGAGACGCTGGCCAGCCTGCGAGAAATTCGTAGCCGCCAGAACATCGCCCCGCGCGAGAAGATCGAATTCGTCATTCGTTGCGACGCCAAGGCGGTCGATTTGCTGGAGACGATGGAAGCCTACTTCGGTTCGATGGCCAACGCCCAAAGCGTCGGTTGGGGCGAAGAGGTGACCGTGCCGGAGACGAACGCCCGAATCGATCTGCCGGGGATGGAAGTCTATGTCGACTTGAAAGACTTCATCGACGTTGGCGCCGAAATCGAGCGGAACCAAAAGCAGCGCGACCGTTTGCTGGGGATGATTACCGGCAAAGAGAAAAAACTGTCGAACGCGAATTTCGTCGAGCGGGCTCCCGCTGACGTCGTCGCCAAAGAGCGGGAAAGCTTGGAAAACGCCCAGCGTGAGCTGGAAACGGTCGAAGCGGCTCTGGCGAAACTGCTGAAAAAATAG
- a CDS encoding bifunctional nuclease family protein translates to MELSRIIISEINDQQVIYLKEVDGDRQFPIMIGIFEATSIHRRVKDFASPRPLTHDLICNIIEQMGGELDSIVICDLNQGTYFANLRIKRDGELIEIDARPSDAIAIAVTNQPNLPIYVEEHVLDESAN, encoded by the coding sequence ATGGAACTCTCGCGTATTATCATCAGCGAGATCAACGATCAGCAGGTTATCTACCTGAAGGAAGTCGATGGTGATCGTCAGTTTCCGATCATGATCGGTATCTTCGAAGCGACCAGCATTCACCGCCGCGTGAAAGACTTCGCCTCGCCCCGCCCGCTGACGCACGACCTGATCTGCAACATCATCGAGCAGATGGGAGGCGAACTCGACAGCATTGTGATCTGCGATTTGAACCAGGGAACCTACTTCGCCAACCTGCGGATTAAGCGGGATGGCGAGTTGATCGAAATCGACGCCCGCCCGTCCGACGCGATCGCCATCGCGGTGACGAATCAGCCGAACCTGCCAATCTACGTCGAAGAGCACGTCCTGGACGAATCGGCGAACTAG
- a CDS encoding PQQ-binding-like beta-propeller repeat protein translates to MPRLLVSLLLAAAFSLPAYAGHRLVTQGNGKLAIVDADGKVEWEMPFGGIHDIHVGDDGHIFVQQGMKKIVEIDPATKKIVWSYDCANENGNAGKPIEVHAFQPLEDGKMMIAESGIGRIIEIDRDGKLLKEMKLVVDHPHPHRDTRLVRKLDNGNYLVCHEGDGKVREYDGESGDIVWEYEVPLFDKKPNGDHGAAGWGNQCFAAVRLKNGNTLIATGNGHSVIEVDHNKEIVWKLEQKELPGITLAWVTTLEVLPNGNYVIGNCHAGPGQPLLVEIEPKAKKVVWTFDQYDRFGNSVPNSQLLDVEGEVIR, encoded by the coding sequence ATGCCGCGTCTTCTGGTTTCGCTGCTGTTGGCAGCCGCTTTTTCTCTTCCCGCCTATGCCGGCCATCGTCTTGTCACCCAGGGCAACGGCAAGCTGGCGATCGTCGACGCCGACGGCAAGGTCGAGTGGGAAATGCCGTTTGGCGGAATCCATGACATTCACGTTGGCGACGATGGTCACATCTTCGTTCAACAGGGAATGAAGAAGATTGTCGAGATCGATCCCGCCACCAAGAAGATCGTCTGGTCGTACGATTGTGCGAACGAAAACGGTAACGCCGGTAAGCCGATCGAGGTTCACGCGTTCCAGCCGCTGGAAGACGGCAAGATGATGATCGCCGAGTCGGGCATCGGCCGTATCATCGAAATCGACCGCGACGGCAAACTGCTGAAAGAAATGAAGCTGGTCGTCGATCATCCGCATCCGCACCGCGACACCCGTCTGGTTCGCAAGCTGGACAACGGCAACTACCTGGTCTGTCACGAAGGAGATGGCAAAGTTCGTGAGTATGACGGCGAAAGCGGCGACATTGTTTGGGAATATGAAGTTCCGCTGTTCGACAAGAAGCCGAATGGCGACCATGGCGCCGCAGGTTGGGGCAATCAATGCTTCGCCGCCGTCCGTCTGAAGAATGGCAACACGCTGATCGCGACTGGCAATGGTCACAGCGTCATCGAAGTCGATCACAACAAAGAAATCGTCTGGAAGCTAGAACAAAAAGAATTGCCCGGGATTACGCTCGCGTGGGTCACAACGCTGGAAGTGTTGCCCAACGGCAACTACGTGATCGGCAACTGCCACGCCGGCCCGGGACAACCGCTGTTGGTTGAAATTGAACCGAAGGCGAAGAAGGTCGTCTGGACGTTCGACCAATACGATCGGTTCGGCAACTCGGTTCCGAACTCGCAGCTGTTGGATGTTGAGGGGGAAGTGATTCGCTAA
- a CDS encoding aspartate kinase gives MSLIVQKFGGTSVADCEKIVAAARKAIRAQKQGHQVVMVVSAMGKNTDVLVDLARQINDHPPAREMDMLLSTGEQVSVALMAMAIHSLGAKAVSLTGAQIGIKTDSTHTKARIISIETERVKELLDAGNIVIAAGFQGIDENLNITTLGRGGSDTTAVALAAVLDADACEIYTDVDGVYTTDPRLLAEARRVLQISYDEMLELASLGAGVMHSRSVEFAKKFGVPIHVRSSFSDITGTMIVDQPESNTRPVGGAAMTKNEARVTIEGVPDVPGISHELFHSIASKAISVDMIVQDIGADGRANISFTVPRDELEQTLDAVRSASDILKYENVRHDEEVSKISVVGLGMAEQSGVADKMFRVLADNKINIQMITTSEIKISVLVAREDAQRALAAVHSGFLLDVTPDDAPESVAAVSREREHDAAEVVSRLRTMEDLTIDSIVLDDSQSVIALRRVPDHPGIAARVFEAIAAEGILVDMIVQNVGRGDAANLSLTVPKSDSEQALVVAKRIGDELGAEEILCKADAAKLSVSGIGLRSHTGVGIRMFRALSDAGINVELINTSEVMVNVIVEGKQGQAGLDVLNKAFADVLLD, from the coding sequence ATGTCACTGATTGTTCAAAAGTTTGGCGGCACCAGCGTCGCCGATTGTGAGAAAATTGTCGCCGCCGCCCGGAAGGCGATCCGCGCTCAAAAACAAGGTCACCAGGTTGTGATGGTGGTCAGCGCGATGGGCAAGAATACCGACGTGCTGGTCGACCTGGCTCGCCAGATCAACGATCACCCCCCGGCCCGCGAGATGGACATGCTCCTCTCGACCGGCGAACAGGTGAGCGTCGCGCTAATGGCGATGGCGATCCATTCGCTGGGCGCCAAAGCGGTCAGCTTGACCGGGGCCCAGATCGGCATCAAAACCGACAGCACCCACACCAAAGCCCGGATCATCTCGATCGAAACCGAGCGGGTCAAAGAACTGCTCGACGCCGGCAACATCGTCATCGCCGCCGGCTTCCAGGGCATCGACGAAAACTTGAACATCACCACCCTGGGTCGTGGCGGCAGCGATACGACCGCGGTGGCGCTGGCCGCGGTGCTCGACGCCGACGCGTGCGAAATCTACACCGACGTTGACGGCGTCTACACGACCGACCCGCGACTGCTGGCCGAAGCCCGTCGCGTACTGCAGATCAGCTACGACGAAATGCTCGAACTAGCCAGTCTTGGCGCCGGCGTCATGCACAGCCGCTCGGTCGAGTTCGCCAAAAAATTCGGCGTGCCGATTCATGTCCGCAGCAGCTTCAGCGACATCACCGGCACGATGATCGTCGACCAGCCCGAGTCGAATACCCGGCCAGTCGGCGGCGCCGCGATGACTAAGAACGAAGCTCGCGTGACGATCGAAGGCGTTCCAGATGTCCCCGGAATCTCGCACGAGCTGTTCCACAGCATCGCGTCGAAGGCGATTTCAGTCGACATGATCGTGCAAGACATTGGCGCCGATGGCCGCGCAAACATCTCGTTCACGGTGCCGCGTGACGAATTGGAGCAGACGCTCGACGCCGTCCGCAGCGCCTCCGACATTCTCAAGTACGAGAACGTCCGCCATGACGAGGAAGTCTCGAAGATCTCGGTCGTCGGGCTTGGCATGGCCGAGCAATCGGGCGTCGCCGATAAGATGTTCCGCGTCTTGGCCGACAACAAAATCAACATCCAGATGATCACCACGAGCGAGATCAAGATCTCGGTGCTGGTCGCCCGCGAAGACGCCCAGCGAGCGTTGGCGGCGGTTCACTCGGGCTTCCTGCTCGACGTCACTCCGGACGACGCGCCGGAGTCGGTTGCCGCCGTCTCACGGGAGCGCGAGCATGACGCCGCCGAAGTGGTCTCTCGCCTCCGGACGATGGAAGACCTGACGATCGACAGCATTGTATTGGACGACTCGCAATCGGTTATCGCCCTGCGACGAGTTCCCGATCATCCCGGCATCGCGGCGCGAGTTTTCGAGGCGATCGCAGCGGAAGGGATTCTGGTCGATATGATCGTCCAGAACGTCGGCCGCGGAGACGCGGCGAACCTGAGCTTGACCGTTCCGAAATCGGACAGCGAACAAGCCTTGGTGGTCGCCAAGCGGATCGGCGATGAGCTTGGCGCCGAAGAGATCCTGTGCAAAGCGGACGCCGCCAAACTGTCGGTCTCCGGCATCGGCCTTCGCAGCCATACCGGCGTCGGCATTCGGATGTTCCGCGCGCTAAGCGACGCCGGCATCAATGTCGAGTTGATCAACACCTCGGAAGTGATGGTTAACGTGATCGTCGAAGGCAAGCAGGGCCAGGCCGGCTTGGACGTATTGAACAAGGCGTTCGCCGACGTGCTGCTTGATTAG
- a CDS encoding cofactor-independent phosphoglycerate mutase has translation MKYAIIIPDGCADEPQESLGGKTPLAAANTPNMDAIAAAGTVGRANNVPEHLPAGSDVANLSLLGYNPNEYFTGRAPLEAAAQGIQLAPEDWAIRCNLVCIQDQTMKSFTAGHISSEEAAELLKAAQEELGSELLEFVPGVSYRNLLLYRGEKTPAPFSQDTRATPPHDLTDNSVADDYPRGPGSDLLVELMSRTVEIFADHPVNKKRIAAGKLPATNVWLWGIGKRPALKSFQEVYGKSGKMITAVDLLRGLAALVGWDRIEVPGATGYIDTDYAAKGKYAIDAIPTTDIICVHVEAPDEASHEGRADAKIKALEEIDRHIVGPLHEALQKQGDYRILVTPDHPTPVRTKTHSHGFVPLTICGTGVTADQYATYDEENAGRSALSFDDGWRMMRHFLDS, from the coding sequence ATGAAATACGCCATCATCATTCCGGACGGTTGCGCGGACGAACCCCAAGAGTCGCTCGGCGGCAAAACCCCGCTGGCCGCCGCCAACACGCCCAACATGGACGCTATCGCCGCGGCCGGTACGGTCGGCCGCGCCAACAATGTGCCAGAGCACCTGCCGGCTGGTAGCGACGTGGCGAACCTCAGCCTGCTCGGTTACAACCCGAACGAATACTTCACCGGCCGCGCTCCGCTGGAAGCCGCTGCGCAAGGCATTCAGCTTGCTCCCGAAGATTGGGCGATTCGCTGCAACCTGGTCTGCATTCAAGACCAGACGATGAAGAGCTTCACCGCCGGTCATATCTCCAGCGAAGAAGCTGCCGAACTGCTGAAGGCGGCGCAAGAGGAACTGGGCAGCGAGTTGCTCGAGTTCGTCCCCGGCGTCAGCTACCGCAATTTGCTGCTCTACCGCGGCGAAAAAACGCCGGCGCCTTTCTCGCAAGATACCCGCGCCACGCCCCCGCACGACTTGACCGACAACTCGGTCGCGGATGACTATCCCCGCGGTCCGGGCAGCGACCTGCTGGTCGAACTGATGAGCCGCACTGTCGAGATCTTCGCCGATCACCCGGTCAACAAGAAGCGGATCGCCGCAGGCAAACTGCCGGCGACCAACGTCTGGCTCTGGGGCATCGGCAAGCGTCCGGCACTGAAATCGTTCCAAGAGGTTTACGGTAAGAGCGGCAAGATGATCACCGCGGTCGACTTGCTCCGCGGCTTGGCGGCGCTGGTTGGATGGGACCGGATTGAAGTTCCCGGCGCTACCGGCTACATCGATACCGACTATGCCGCCAAAGGCAAGTATGCGATCGACGCGATTCCGACAACCGACATCATTTGCGTCCATGTCGAAGCTCCCGACGAAGCTTCGCACGAAGGACGCGCCGACGCCAAGATCAAGGCGCTCGAAGAAATCGATCGCCACATCGTCGGCCCCCTTCACGAGGCCCTACAGAAGCAGGGTGATTATCGGATCTTGGTCACGCCCGATCACCCCACGCCGGTGCGGACCAAGACTCACAGTCACGGCTTTGTGCCGCTGACGATTTGCGGTACCGGCGTCACCGCCGATCAGTACGCGACCTACGACGAAGAAAACGCTGGACGATCCGCGCTGTCGTTTGACGATGGCTGGCGCATGATGCGCCATTTTCTCGACAGCTAG
- a CDS encoding homoserine dehydrogenase yields MPKTKVAIVGVGTVGAGVARILLDHGDRTAKNAGATLWLEKAVVRDLSRDRDCQLPDGVLTDDLNEIINDPEIKVVAQLMGGVDEARTTMLRLLEAGKDIVTANKALVAEHGPELFSRAHELGRSIAFDAAVAGGIPIITNLTQCLTANQVTSLVGILNGTSNFIVSKMEEDGNDYNDAVREAQVRGYAEADPTMDVDGSDAAQKLAILAHIAFGASIDWKEIPRVGIDSLDPIDLQFAKELGYRVKLLAVARMTDNGLELHVSPTLVKIGRPLAEVRGAYNAIKVTGDQVGDLLYHGLGAGQKPTASSVVADMIDTAVGRTELTFRTLKLFSSHNPDVALCPPADIIGRYYFRFLVDDRPGVMAEIAAILGTHNISIASVIQHAPDVEGDNAVVSLIIMTHTATDGDADAALDEIVRLESVRAGNRKLRVQD; encoded by the coding sequence ATGCCAAAAACGAAGGTCGCCATTGTCGGCGTCGGCACTGTAGGCGCCGGCGTAGCGCGCATTCTACTCGACCACGGCGATCGCACCGCGAAAAATGCAGGTGCGACGCTCTGGCTAGAAAAAGCGGTTGTCCGCGATCTATCGCGGGATCGCGATTGCCAACTGCCCGATGGCGTGCTGACCGACGATCTGAACGAGATCATCAACGATCCCGAGATCAAAGTCGTCGCCCAATTGATGGGTGGCGTCGATGAGGCTCGCACCACGATGTTGCGACTGCTCGAAGCGGGTAAAGACATCGTCACCGCCAACAAGGCGCTCGTCGCCGAGCATGGGCCAGAGCTGTTCAGCCGCGCGCACGAACTGGGCCGTTCGATTGCGTTTGACGCGGCCGTCGCCGGCGGCATCCCGATCATCACCAACCTGACGCAGTGCCTGACCGCCAACCAAGTCACTTCGCTGGTCGGCATCTTGAACGGCACCAGCAACTTCATCGTGTCGAAGATGGAGGAAGACGGCAACGACTACAACGACGCCGTTCGCGAAGCGCAAGTCCGCGGTTACGCCGAAGCCGACCCGACGATGGACGTCGACGGATCAGACGCCGCTCAAAAACTGGCGATTCTGGCGCACATCGCCTTTGGCGCTTCAATCGACTGGAAAGAAATCCCCCGCGTCGGCATCGACTCGCTCGATCCGATCGATTTGCAGTTCGCCAAAGAGCTAGGCTACCGCGTCAAACTGCTGGCGGTCGCCCGCATGACCGACAACGGGCTGGAACTGCACGTCTCGCCGACGCTGGTCAAGATCGGTCGCCCGCTGGCCGAAGTCCGCGGCGCCTACAATGCCATCAAAGTGACCGGCGATCAGGTCGGCGACTTGCTGTACCACGGATTGGGCGCCGGGCAAAAGCCGACCGCCTCGTCGGTGGTGGCGGACATGATCGACACGGCGGTCGGTCGCACCGAGCTTACCTTCCGCACGCTGAAGCTGTTCTCCAGTCACAACCCGGACGTGGCGCTTTGCCCACCGGCCGATATTATCGGTCGCTATTACTTCCGGTTCCTGGTCGACGATCGCCCGGGCGTGATGGCCGAAATTGCGGCGATTCTCGGCACGCACAACATCTCGATTGCGTCGGTCATTCAGCACGCGCCGGACGTCGAAGGGGACAACGCCGTCGTCTCGCTGATCATCATGACCCACACCGCGACCGATGGCGACGCAGACGCCGCGCTCGACGAAATCGTTCGGCTCGAAAGCGTGCGAGCCGGCAACCGTAAACTTCGCGTTCAAGACTAA
- a CDS encoding antibiotic biosynthesis monooxygenase family protein, whose product MTQLDNPPYYAVIFTSQRTNQDRPGYLAAAERMEELAQLQAGFLGIESVRDVDGFGITVSYWSDLAAIDAWKNQIDHLGVQQLGRKRWYESYRLQVAKVERAVEFPPSR is encoded by the coding sequence ATGACGCAGCTTGATAATCCCCCTTACTATGCGGTGATCTTTACCAGTCAGCGGACCAATCAAGATCGGCCGGGCTATCTGGCCGCCGCCGAGCGAATGGAGGAACTGGCGCAGCTGCAAGCCGGCTTTCTGGGGATCGAGTCGGTCCGCGACGTCGACGGCTTCGGCATCACCGTTTCTTATTGGAGTGATCTGGCCGCAATCGACGCTTGGAAGAACCAGATCGACCATTTGGGAGTCCAGCAGCTGGGGCGAAAACGGTGGTACGAAAGCTACCGGCTGCAGGTGGCCAAGGTAGAGCGTGCTGTTGAGTTTCCGCCCAGCCGTTAA
- a CDS encoding M42 family metallopeptidase, whose product MESAPLEFFKRLLDTPSPSGYEKPVQDLVREYLKPIADSVETDLHGNVIGAKNASAPLRLMYAGHCDQIGMLVSQIDEMGFIYAQTIGGWDPQQLIGQRMVIWASNGPIPAVIARKPIHLLNDEERKTVVQTKDLWLDIGAKDQAEAKALVRIGDPVTLKLGFEEMRNGLANAPKMDNTTGLWVVLEALRRAGKLNCALYSVSTVQEEIGLRGAKTSAHGINPHVGIGVDVTHATDCPTIDKRQNGEVDLGKGPVIYRGPNMNPKVVDLLIEAAESHKIPYQLSALGKPASNDSNALQMAQAGVAAGCVSIPNRYMHSAVEVCSLEDIDNAATLLARFAEMIEADHDFRP is encoded by the coding sequence ATGGAATCTGCGCCGCTCGAATTCTTTAAGCGTTTGCTCGATACTCCCAGCCCCTCCGGCTACGAAAAACCGGTCCAGGATCTGGTTCGCGAATATCTGAAACCGATCGCCGATTCGGTCGAGACTGACCTGCACGGCAATGTGATTGGGGCGAAAAACGCCTCGGCGCCGCTGCGGTTGATGTACGCCGGTCACTGCGATCAGATCGGCATGCTGGTCTCGCAGATCGACGAAATGGGCTTTATTTACGCCCAGACGATCGGCGGCTGGGATCCGCAGCAGCTGATTGGTCAGCGGATGGTGATCTGGGCGTCGAACGGACCGATTCCGGCGGTGATTGCCCGCAAGCCGATCCACCTGCTCAACGACGAAGAGCGCAAGACGGTCGTCCAGACTAAGGACTTGTGGCTCGACATCGGCGCGAAGGATCAGGCCGAAGCGAAAGCGCTGGTCCGGATCGGCGACCCGGTGACGCTGAAGCTGGGCTTTGAAGAAATGCGAAACGGTCTGGCCAACGCTCCGAAGATGGACAACACCACCGGTTTGTGGGTCGTGCTCGAGGCGCTGCGTCGCGCCGGCAAGTTGAACTGTGCTCTGTACAGCGTTTCGACCGTTCAGGAAGAAATCGGCCTTCGCGGCGCCAAGACGAGCGCCCATGGCATCAATCCGCATGTTGGTATCGGCGTCGACGTGACCCACGCGACCGATTGCCCGACGATCGACAAGCGGCAGAATGGCGAAGTCGATCTGGGGAAAGGCCCGGTCATCTATCGCGGTCCGAACATGAACCCGAAGGTGGTCGACCTGCTGATCGAAGCGGCCGAATCGCACAAGATTCCGTATCAGCTGTCGGCGCTGGGCAAGCCGGCCTCGAACGACTCCAACGCCCTGCAGATGGCCCAAGCGGGCGTTGCCGCCGGTTGCGTTTCGATCCCGAATCGTTACATGCACAGTGCGGTCGAAGTTTGCTCGCTCGAGGACATCGACAACGCCGCCACGCTGCTGGCGCGGTTCGCCGAAATGATCGAAGCCGATCACGACTTCCGCCCGTAG
- a CDS encoding thiol-disulfide oxidoreductase DCC family protein has translation MLATDKKTERPLASPSQAPGRDVLIYDGHCRFCTASVRWVDFLGGKGRLSYLSLHDSKVADYAADLSYDQLMEEMLVVEPDGTRHGGAAAFRYLTRKLPPLWLAAPLLHIPYSLPIWSFFYRQFARIRYRFGRNQCDGDSCKIHFD, from the coding sequence ATGTTAGCGACCGACAAGAAAACCGAACGCCCGTTGGCTAGCCCCAGCCAGGCCCCTGGTCGCGATGTGCTGATCTATGACGGCCATTGCCGGTTTTGCACCGCCAGCGTCCGTTGGGTCGACTTTTTGGGGGGCAAGGGGCGTCTTTCTTACCTTTCGCTGCACGATTCTAAGGTGGCGGACTACGCCGCCGACCTAAGCTACGACCAGCTGATGGAAGAGATGCTGGTGGTCGAGCCCGATGGGACTCGACACGGCGGAGCGGCCGCGTTTCGGTACCTAACCAGGAAGCTTCCCCCTCTGTGGTTGGCAGCTCCGCTGCTGCATATTCCCTACAGCCTTCCCATTTGGTCTTTCTTCTATCGGCAATTTGCACGAATCCGGTACCGATTTGGCAGGAATCAATGCGACGGGGATTCTTGCAAGATACATTTCGACTAG